Proteins from a genomic interval of Vanacampus margaritifer isolate UIUO_Vmar chromosome 4, RoL_Vmar_1.0, whole genome shotgun sequence:
- the LOC144050803 gene encoding uncharacterized protein LOC144050803 isoform X6, producing MCKVEMLRTLLNQRLSAAVDEILVVFQRTITQYEEELCRTKEENVRQRQLLDAVYKPQAVLNSHIAGNQEDLHPKQHDWSSRAKQEEPEPSSIKVEEEGHIITQETEQLQVLKFSVICVPVKSERYEEDSQSEENKRAEPTSSSSSQHMATEGDGGSEADRCLPPLSDHGDTTSDTSDEHAKGTLSDKRGERETTATTGFCFQEASR from the exons ATGTGTAAAGTCGAAATGCTGAGAACGTTGCTCAATCAGCGACTAAGTGCAGCCGTTGACGAAATATTAGTGGTGTTTCAAAGAACGATAACACAGTACGAGGAGGAACTTTGTCGGACGAAAGAGGAGAACGTGCGACAACGTCAATTACTGGACGCTGTTTACAAGCCTCAAGCTGTGTTGAACTCTCACATCGCAG GCAATCAAGAAGATCTTCATCCCAAGCAACATGATTGGAGCTCCAGGGCGAAGCAAGAAGAGCCAGAACCCTCTTCCATTAAAGTGGAAGAGGAGGGGCACATAATCACTCAAGAGACAGAGCAGCTTCAGGTGCTGAAGTTCTCTGTGATTTGTGTCCCTGTGAAGAGTGAAAGGTATGAAGAGGATAGCCAAAGTGAGGAGAACAAAAGAGCGGAGCCaacaagcagcagctcaagtcAACACATGGCAACAGAAGGTGATGGTGGTTCAGAAGCAGACAGATGCTTACCTCCACTGTCGGATCACGGTGACACAACATCCGACACCAGTGATGAACACGCAAAAG GAACTTTGTCGGACAAAAGAGGAGAACGAGAGACAACGGCAACTACTGGCTTCTG
- the LOC144050803 gene encoding uncharacterized protein LOC144050803 isoform X1, with product MCKVEMLRTLLNQRLSAAVDEILVVFQRTITQYEEELCRTKEENVRQRQLLDAVYKPQAVLNSHIAGNQEDLHPKQHDWSSRAKQEEPEPSSIKVEEEGHIITQETEQLQVLKFSVICVPVKSERYEEDSQSEENKRAEPTSSSSSQHMATEGDGGSEADRCLPPLSDHGDTTSDTSDEHAKGDKACHTDESHLTCPQCGKTFTRKSSLKKHTMIHKGEKPFMCSFCGKGFSQKVNMITHTRRHTGEKPYTCSLCDKSFYDCSGLVQHMRTHTGEKPFSCLVCGKRFRGKSLLTRHIRTHTDEKVFSCSVCGQKFSYKYQLDKHTCAGESSTT from the exons ATGTGTAAAGTCGAAATGCTGAGAACGTTGCTCAATCAGCGACTAAGTGCAGCCGTTGACGAAATATTAGTGGTGTTTCAAAGAACGATAACACAGTACGAGGAGGAACTTTGTCGGACGAAAGAGGAGAACGTGCGACAACGTCAATTACTGGACGCTGTTTACAAGCCTCAAGCTGTGTTGAACTCTCACATCGCAG GCAATCAAGAAGATCTTCATCCCAAGCAACATGATTGGAGCTCCAGGGCGAAGCAAGAAGAGCCAGAACCCTCTTCCATTAAAGTGGAAGAGGAGGGGCACATAATCACTCAAGAGACAGAGCAGCTTCAGGTGCTGAAGTTCTCTGTGATTTGTGTCCCTGTGAAGAGTGAAAGGTATGAAGAGGATAGCCAAAGTGAGGAGAACAAAAGAGCGGAGCCaacaagcagcagctcaagtcAACACATGGCAACAGAAGGTGATGGTGGTTCAGAAGCAGACAGATGCTTACCTCCACTGTCGGATCACGGTGACACAACATCCGACACCAGTGATGAACACGCAAAAGGTGATAAGGCATGTCACACTGACGAGTCACACTTGACTTGTCCTCAGTGTGGCAAAACTTTTACCCGCAAGAGCAGtctgaaaaaacacacaatgatCCACAAAGGAGAGAAACCATTCATGTGCTCATTTTGTGGCAAAGGATTCTCTCAAAAGGTAAACATGATTACACACACAAGGagacacactggagaaaaaccatACACATGCTCCCTTTGCGACAAAAGCTTTTACGATTGTTCAGGTTTGGTTCAACACATGAGAacgcacactggagagaaacctttctcCTGCTTAGTGTGTGGTAAAAGATTTCGCGGGAAGTCACTTTTGACAAGGCACATCAGGACACATACAGATGAGAAAGTGTTCAGTTGTAGTGTGTGTGGCCAAAAATTCTCTTACAAGTATCAACTTGACAAACACACATGTGCTGGTGAGAGCAGCACAACATGA
- the LOC144050803 gene encoding uncharacterized protein LOC144050803 isoform X5, producing the protein MCKVEMLRTLLNQRLSAAVDEILVVFQRTITQYEEELCRTKEENVRQRQLLDAVYKPQAVLNSHIAGNQEDLHPKQHDWSSRAKQEEPEPSSIKVEEEGHIITQETEQLQVLKFSVICVPVKSERYEEDSQSEENKRAEPTSSSSSQHMATEGDGGSEADRCLPPLSDHGDTTSDTSDEHAKETEITRKNLVNSGAAMHAEATTLLAPSSVRPCMSTTVLFRNFVGQKRRTRDNGNYWLLFSRSLKMNHTKQSSSDRG; encoded by the exons ATGTGTAAAGTCGAAATGCTGAGAACGTTGCTCAATCAGCGACTAAGTGCAGCCGTTGACGAAATATTAGTGGTGTTTCAAAGAACGATAACACAGTACGAGGAGGAACTTTGTCGGACGAAAGAGGAGAACGTGCGACAACGTCAATTACTGGACGCTGTTTACAAGCCTCAAGCTGTGTTGAACTCTCACATCGCAG GCAATCAAGAAGATCTTCATCCCAAGCAACATGATTGGAGCTCCAGGGCGAAGCAAGAAGAGCCAGAACCCTCTTCCATTAAAGTGGAAGAGGAGGGGCACATAATCACTCAAGAGACAGAGCAGCTTCAGGTGCTGAAGTTCTCTGTGATTTGTGTCCCTGTGAAGAGTGAAAGGTATGAAGAGGATAGCCAAAGTGAGGAGAACAAAAGAGCGGAGCCaacaagcagcagctcaagtcAACACATGGCAACAGAAGGTGATGGTGGTTCAGAAGCAGACAGATGCTTACCTCCACTGTCGGATCACGGTGACACAACATCCGACACCAGTGATGAACACGCAAAAG AGACAGAAATCACCCGGAAAAATTTGGTCAACAGTGGGGCGGCTATGCATGCGGAAGCAACCACCCTGTTGGCCCCATCCTCTGTACGCCCCTGCATGAGCACTACTGTACTTTTTAGGAACTTTGTCGGACAAAAGAGGAGAACGAGAGACAACGGCAACTACTGGCTTCTG
- the LOC144050803 gene encoding uncharacterized protein LOC144050803 isoform X4, whose translation MCKVEMLRTLLNQRLSAAVDEILVVFQRTITQYEEELCRTKEENVRQRQLLDAVYKPQAVLNSHIAGNQEDLHPKQHDWSSRAKQEEPEPSSIKVEEEGHIITQETEQLQVLKFSVICVPVKSERYEEDSQSEENKRAEPTSSSSSQHMATEGDGGSEADRCLPPLSDHGDTTSDTSDEHAKGDKACHTDESHLTCPQCGKTFTRKSSLKKHTMIHKGEKPFMCSFCGKGFSQKELCRTKEENERQRQLLASVFKKPQDESHQAVQL comes from the exons ATGTGTAAAGTCGAAATGCTGAGAACGTTGCTCAATCAGCGACTAAGTGCAGCCGTTGACGAAATATTAGTGGTGTTTCAAAGAACGATAACACAGTACGAGGAGGAACTTTGTCGGACGAAAGAGGAGAACGTGCGACAACGTCAATTACTGGACGCTGTTTACAAGCCTCAAGCTGTGTTGAACTCTCACATCGCAG GCAATCAAGAAGATCTTCATCCCAAGCAACATGATTGGAGCTCCAGGGCGAAGCAAGAAGAGCCAGAACCCTCTTCCATTAAAGTGGAAGAGGAGGGGCACATAATCACTCAAGAGACAGAGCAGCTTCAGGTGCTGAAGTTCTCTGTGATTTGTGTCCCTGTGAAGAGTGAAAGGTATGAAGAGGATAGCCAAAGTGAGGAGAACAAAAGAGCGGAGCCaacaagcagcagctcaagtcAACACATGGCAACAGAAGGTGATGGTGGTTCAGAAGCAGACAGATGCTTACCTCCACTGTCGGATCACGGTGACACAACATCCGACACCAGTGATGAACACGCAAAAGGTGATAAGGCATGTCACACTGACGAGTCACACTTGACTTGTCCTCAGTGTGGCAAAACTTTTACCCGCAAGAGCAGtctgaaaaaacacacaatgatCCACAAAGGAGAGAAACCATTCATGTGCTCATTTTGTGGCAAAGGATTCTCTCAAAAG GAACTTTGTCGGACAAAAGAGGAGAACGAGAGACAACGGCAACTACTGGCTTCTG